In one Apteryx mantelli isolate bAptMan1 chromosome 33, bAptMan1.hap1, whole genome shotgun sequence genomic region, the following are encoded:
- the CTDSP2 gene encoding carboxy-terminal domain RNA polymerase II polypeptide A small phosphatase 2, which produces MESGSVIAQVQREEAPRLPAPGFVSRSSPKKPRGRSIFKALFCCLRAQNGGQGGCGAEHGACKEEPNTIAKSDLLPCLQYQFYQIPGTCLLPEVTQQDQGRICVVIDLDETLVHSSFKPISNADFIVPVEIEGTTHQVYVLKRPFVDEFLRRMGELFECVLFTASLAKYADPVTDLLDQRGVFRARLFRESCVFHQGCYVKDLSLLGRDLHKTLILDNSPASYIFHPGNAVPVQSWFDDMADTELLNLIPIFEELSEAEDVYASLGQLRAP; this is translated from the exons GCTTCGTCTCCAGGTCTTCGCCCAAGAAACCCCGTGGCCGGAGCATCTTCAAAGCGCTTTTCTGTTGCCTCCGCGCCCAGAATGGCGGccaggggggctgcggggccgagcACGGGGCCTGCAAGGAGGAGCCCAACACCATCGCCAAG tCCGATCTCTTGCCGTGTCTCCAGTACCAGTTCTACCAG ATCCCCGGGACCTGCCTCCTGCCCGAGGTGACGCAGCAGGACCAGGGCCGGATCTGCGTGGTCATCGACCTGGACGAGACGCTGGTGCACAGCTCCTTCAAG CCCATCAGCAATGCTGACTTCATCGTGCCTGTGGAGATCGAGGGGACCACGCACCAG GTCTACGTGCTCAAAAGGCCGTTCGTGGACGAGTTCCTGCGGCGGATGGGGGAGCTCTTCGAGTGCGTCCTCTTCACGGCCAGCCTGGCCAAG tacgCCGACCCCGTGACCGACCTCCTGGACCAACGCGGGGTCTTCCGGGCTCGGCTTTTCCGGGAATCCTGCGTCTTCCACCAGGGCTGTTACGTGAAGGACCTGAGTTTGCTGGGCCGCGACCTGCACAAGACCCTCATCCTGGACAACTCGCCGGCCTCCTACATCTTCCACCCCGGCAATGCG gTCCCCGTCCAGTCCTGGTTCGATGACATGGCCGACACGGAGCTGCTCAACCTCATCCCCATCTTTGAGGAGCTCAGCGAGGCGGAGGACGTTTATGCCAGCCTCGGCCAGCTGCGGGCACCCTAG
- the TSFM gene encoding elongation factor Ts, mitochondrial: MQRVALGAVARAGLWPPARLFRAAPRALAADKEALMRLRRKTGLSFVHCRQALLRFEGDLGQAEAWLNEQAQKEGWSKATKLQGRRTKEGLIGLLREGNVAVMVEVNCETDFVARNAKFQQLVQQVVLGTMFHCRGTAEQLTSYTKHFLKPDELSQLQTGPSGGLLRDQMALAIGKLGENMTLRRAAWVAVPEDCYIASYVHGSLPASAPPAAAVAMGKYGALVACRPAEPCPKASLRDVGRKLAQHVVGMAPLSVGSPEDEPGGETETRMLAQTFLLDPGMTLGQYLQPWGLAVLDFVRFECGEETEQPPAE, encoded by the exons ATGCAGCGGGTGGCGCTGGGCGCGGTGGCCCGG gcggGGCTCtggcccccggcccggctctTCCGAGCCGCCCCCCGGGCGCTGGCGGCCGACAAGGAGGCGCTGATGAGGCTGCGGCGGAAAACGGGGCTCTCGTTCgtgcactgccggcaggcgctgctgCGCTTCGAGGGCGACCTGGGGCAG GCCGAGGCCTGGCTCAACGAGCAGGCGCAGAAGGAAGGCTGGAGCAAAGCCACCAAGCTGCAGGGGCGGAGGACCAAGGAAGGCCTCATCGGGCTGCTGCGGGAGGGCAACGTGGCCGTCATGGTGGAG GTGAACTGTGAGACAGATTTCGTGGCCAGGAATGCAAAGTTTCAGCAGCTGGTGCAGCAGGTCGTGCTGGGCACCATGTTCCACTGCCGGGGCACGGCAGAGCAGCTGACGTCCTACACCAAG CATTTCCTGAAGCCAGATGAGCTGTCCCAGCTCCAGACAGGGCCCAGCGGGGGCCTGCTCAGGGACCAGATGGCTCTGGCGATAG GCAAGCTGGGAGAGAACATGACCCTGCGGCGAGCCGCCTGGGTGGCCGTGCCGGAGGACTGCTACATCGCCTCGTACGTGCACGGCTCGCTGCCGGCGAGCGCCCCACCGGCGGCCGCCGTGGCCATGGGCAAGTACGGGGCGCTGGTGGCCTGCCGCCCGGCGGAGCCCTGCCCCAAGGCCAGCCTGCGCGACGTGGGGCGGAAGCTGGCCCAGCACGTGGTGGGCATGGCCCCGCTCTCCGTCGGCTCCCCTGAGGACGAGCCTGGTGGCGAGACGGAGACCAGGATGCTGGCGCAGACCTTCCTGCTCGACCCCGGCATGACCCTGGGCCAGTacctgcagccctggggcctggctGTGCTAGACTTTGTGAGGTTCGAGTGCGGGGAGGAGACGGAGCAGCCGCCAGCAGAATAG